One Alnus glutinosa chromosome 3, dhAlnGlut1.1, whole genome shotgun sequence genomic region harbors:
- the LOC133864183 gene encoding putative cyclic nucleotide-gated ion channel 8 produces MFEYGYKSQYIGGQKEKFVRLDELDSTLSMSSSTGGMKRCGFNLEKLNLPGRAKKKTSQSFRYSVKIGSDGLKTFGRSLRSGVSRAVFPEDLKVSEKKIFDPQDKSLLLWNRLFVISCILAVSIDPLFFYLPVFNHASNCLGMDTKLAVTTTTLRTILDAFYLIRMALQFRTAYIAPSSRVFGRGELVIDPAQIAKRYLQRYFIVDLLSVLPLPQIVVWKFLQRSKGSEVLATKQDLLHVVLFQYIPRFARFFPLNAELKKTAGVFAESALVGAAYYLLWYMLSSHIAGAFWYLFAVERNDTCWRKACTDSGKCDINYLYCGNKHMKGYSNWKKISEGVLGSHCSIVDDNSPFNYGIYTQAISSGIVSSRNFFSKFCYCLWWGLQNLSTLGQGLLTSTYPGEILFSILIAISGLLLFALLIGNMQTYLQSLTVHVEEMRIKRRDSEQWMHHRLLPQDLRERVRRYDQYKWLETRGVDEESLVQSLPKDLRRDIKRHLCLNLVRRVPLFANMDERLLDAICERLKPSLYTERTYIVREGDPVDEMLFIIRGRLESVTTDGGRSGFFNRGLLKEGDFCGEELLTWALDPKAGSNLPSSTRTVKALTEVEAFALEAEEMRFVASQFRRLHSRQVQHTFRFYSQQWRTWAACFIQATWRRYAKRKLAERRRQEKAGEEEEEVYYNEENDDVRASVSRSNSTSRLGATILASRFAANALRGHRLRNPSGRGLVRLPKPPEPDFTAYDAES; encoded by the exons GTTGGATGAATTGGATTCTACATTATCGATGTCTTCTAGTACTGGTGGAATGAAGCGATGTGGATTTAATTTGGAGAAGTTAAACCTTCCTGGTCgtgcaaagaaaaaaacatcACAATCTTTTAGGTACAGTGTGAAAATTGGATCAGATGGACTAAAAACATTTGGACGGTCACTCCGATCGGGCGTCAGCCGGGCAGTGTTCCCAGAAGATCTTAAAGTATCTGAGAAAAAGATATTTGACCCCCAAGATAAATCCCTCCTGTTATGGAATAGGCTTTTTGTCATATCTTGTATTCTTGCAGTATCTATTGATCCtttgtttttctatcttcctGTCTTCAATCATGCCTCAAATTGCCTTGGTATGGATACAAAGTTAGCTGTCACAACTACGACTTTGCGGACAATTCTTGATGCTTTCTATCTTATTCGTATGGCTCTTCAGTTTCGCACAGCTTATATTGCACCATCCTCTCGGGTTTTTGGACGAGGTGAACTTGTGATAGATCCTGCACAGATAGCTAAGCGATATCTACAGCGTTATTTCATTGTTGATTTACTTTCTGTGCTACCCCTACCACAG ATTGTGGTGTGGAAATTCCTTCAAAGATCAAAGGGTTCAGAAGTATTGGCTACAAAACAGGACTTGCTACATGTTGTCCTATTTCAATATATTCCAAGATTTGCTCGCTTTTTTCCTTTGAATGCAGAACTTAAAAAGACTGCTGGTGTTTTTGCTGAAAGTGCTTTGGTTGGTGCTGCATACTATTTGCTTTGGTATATGCTTTCCAGCCAT ATAGCCGGGGCTTTTTGGTACTTATTTGCTGTTGAGCGTAATGACACTTGCTGGCGGAAAGCCTGTACAGATAGCGGGAAGTGTGACATAAATTACTTGTATTGCGGGAATAAGCATATGAAAGGCTATAGTAATTGGAAAAAGATCAGTGAAGGTGTTCTTGGTAGTCATTGCTCTATTGTTGATGATAATTCACCGTTCAATTATGGAATTTACACACAGGCTATATCATCTGGCATAGTTTCATCAAGgaattttttctctaaattttgcTACTGTTTGTGGTGGGGACTGCAAAATTTGAG CACCCTTGGTCAGGGGCTTCTAACCAGTACCTATCCTGGAGAAATTCTATTTTCCATATTAATAGCAATTTCCGGGCTTCTACTATTTGCACTTCTGATTGGCAATATGCAG ACCTACCTCCAATCTCTTACAGTTCATGTTGAGGAGATGAGGATCAAAAGGCGTGACTCTGAACAGTGGATGCATCACCGCTTGCTTCCTCAGGATCTTAGGGAGCGAGTTAGGCGCTATGACCAATACAAGTGGTTGGAAACACGAGGAGTAGATGAAGAGAGCTTAGTCCAGAGTTTACCAAAAGATCTCAGGAGAGATATCAAACGACATCTTTGTTTGAATTTGGTGAGAAGG GTTCCTTTGTTTGCCAATATGGATGAGCGGTTGCTTGATGCCATTTGTGAGCGACTGAAGCCAAGTTTATACACAGAGAGAACCTACATAGTCCGGGAAGGAGACCCCGTGGATGAGATGCTCTTTATCATACGAGGCCGCCTGGAGAGTGTCACCACAGATGGTGGGAGGAGTGGATTTTTCAACCGAGGTCTGCTTAAAGAAGGGGACTTCTGTGGAGAGGAGCTTTTAACATGGGCATTGGACCCTAAAGCTGGTTCCAACTTACCATCCTCTACTCGGACAGTGAAGGCTTTAACAGAGGTGGAAGCCTTTGCCTTGGAAGCAGAGGAGATGAGATTTGTGGCCAGTCAGTTTAGGCGCCTTCATAGTAGGCAGGTTCAGCACACCTTCCGTTTCTACTCACAGCAATGGAGGACATGGGCAGCCTGCTTCATCCAGGCTACTTGGCGCCGGTATGCCAAGAGGAAATTGGCGGAACGCCGCCGCCAAGAAAAGgcaggagaagaagaagaagaagtatactacaatgaagaaaatgatgatGTAAGGGCATCGGTTTCGCGAAGTAATAGTACATCAAGGCTTGGTGCAACTATCTTAGCTTCCCGCTTTGCAGCTAATGCTCTTCGTGGTCATAGACTTCGCAACCCGAGTGGCAGGGGCTTGGTGAGGCTGCCAAAGCCTCCCGAGCCTGACTTCACTGCTTATGATGCAGAGAGTTAG